The Terriglobales bacterium region CCTCGATGGCCTGCTCCGCCCGGCTGGCTGCTTCCAGCCGGCGCTTGTGCGCCCGCAGCAAATCGCTGCGCGTCATCCAGCCCACCACCTTGGTGGGCGCTTCGCGGGTGACCACCGGCAGCCGTCCAACGTCTTCGCTGACCATGTGGTCGGCGGCCTCGCGCACCGAGTTGTCCTCGTACACGATGGCCGGCGCCCGCTTGAGGATCTTCTGCAAGGGCACATCCGCCGGCGCGCCGGGGCTGAAGATGTCGCGCCGGGTCAGCACCCCGACCAGGTCGCCTGGCTGGTCGAGCACCGGCCAGCCCTGATGCCCGGTGCCTGCCACCCGCGACTCCAGCCAGGCGCGCACGCTGGCCACGGTGTCGTCGGCGCGCAGCGCCACCACCTGCCGCGAGGCGCACTCCTTCACCAGCACCTGGTCGAGGAAGTCCACGGTGTAGTCCATCACCACGCGCGCCCCGCGCCGCGCAATCTTCTCGGTCATGATGGTGTTGCGCATCATGAAAGCGGAGATCAGGTAGGCGGCGCTGCATCCGCCCAGCAGCGGCAGCAGGCCCACCGGCTGCCGCGTGGTCTCGAAAGCGAAGACCACCGAGGCCAGCAGCGCCCGCGAGGCCCCCGCGAACATGGCCGCCATCCCCACCAGCGCCGCCAGGCGCACGTCCAGGCCGAGGCCAGGCAGCACCGCGATGACCCCGGCCCCCAGCACCGAACCCAGCCCGCCGCCGATGGTGAACAGCGGCGCCAGTGTCCCGCCCGAGGTCCCGCTGCCCAGCGAGATCGCCCAGGAGACGAACTTCAGCACAAACAGAAAGAACACCGCCCGTCCCACGACGCTGCCGGAGATGATGTGCTCGATGTTGTCGTACCCGACGCCCAGGGTGTGCGGGGAGAAGTAGCCCACGACGCCCACGGCGATGCCGCCGATGGCCGGCCACCACATCCAATGGACAGGCAGGCGCTCGAAGGCGTCTTCCACGCCGTACACCGCGCGCGTCACCCACACCGAGACCACGCCCACGATCGCCCCCAGCACGATGTACATGGCTTCGGCGGCGCCGCTGGGCGTGGGCACGCTGGGCATGGGGAAGATGGGCGCGCTGCCCACGAACGCGACCCGGATCCCCGCCGCGGTGGCGCAGGCCAGCGCCACCGGGATCACCGAGCGCGGGCGGTATTCGAACAGCAGCAGCTCGATGGCCAGCAGCACCGCGGAGATGGGACTGCCGAAGGTGGCGGCCATGCCCGCCGCCGCGCCCGCCGCCAGCAGCGTCTTGCGCTCGTCCACGGTGATCTTCAGCACCTGCCCCACCAGCGAGCCCAGCGCTCCCCCGGTGGCGATGATCGGCCCCTCGGCCCCGAACGGTCCGCCCATGCCGATGGCGATAGCCGCCGAGACCGGCTTCAGGAAGGTCACCCGGGGCGGGATGCGGCTCTCGCCGAACAGGATCTGCTCCATCGCCTCAGGGATGCCGTGTCCGCGGATGGCCGCCGAGCCGTAGCGCGCCATGAGCCCCACGATCACGCCCCCGACCACCGGCACGGCGATCACCCACGGCCCCAGCCGGTTGTAGGCTGGCGAGCTGAACTCGGAGGAGAGCCGTCCATAGAACGACAGGTTGGTGATCAGCCCGATCAGGCGGGTCAGGATCTGTGCTCCCACCGCGGCGATCGCGGCGATGCCGATCGCCGCCAGGCTGATGAAGACCACTCGGAGATTCACCAGCGCCGATTGCCGGGGCGCCCGCGCCCGCTCCAAGGTCGGCGCCAGCGAAGCGTCCATGGGCAGTCCGTTGGTGGTGGACGCCCGTGCTACTTCATGCCCGTCACCGCCGCGCGTCTTTCCGTCTGGTGTCATGCTTCTTTTAATCGTATCACGATATATTTAGCCCCGGGAACCCCTCCTGCTCAGTCCTTCCTCGTTTTGCTGGTCCTGGGACCGTACACGGGCAGGAGAGCCCGTGTTCCCCCATCCGGCTTCTCAGGATTATAACCACCGCTCACAATCCCATTGCTCTCCCGCCCGCAGAACTGGGATGATGCGCTGCAACAGGGGGTTTTTGCATGGCGACCGACGCTTCCGCTTTGGCCGATGTCCCAATGTTCTCGCTGCTCGATGACGAGGAGCGCTCCACCCTCAGCGAGCTGCTCGACCTGCGCCGCTTCGAGAAGGGCGACACCGTCTTCAGCTTCGGCGATTCCGGCGACGCGCTCTACCTGGTGCGTTCCGGCAAGGTGCAGGTCTTCGTCGAGAACTACCAGGGCGACAAGATCCCGCTGGCCGACAACGAGCCCGGCGACATCTTCGGCGAGATCAGCCTGCTCGACGGCGGGCCCCGCACCGCCACCGCGGTCGCCATCGAGGACAGCGAGTGCCTCACCCTCGACCGCGAGAAGCTGCTGGAGTTCGTCTCCCGCCACCCCCACGCCGCCCTCGACCTGCTCACGGTCATGGGCCGCCGCCTGCGCGCCACCGACGAGCTGCTGCGCACCCACGTCACCCGCAACCTCAACGAAGAAGAGGAGGAGCGCCTCACCTTCGGCCAGCACATCGCCGACCGTGTCGCCAGCTTCGGCGGCTCCTGGACCTTCATCATCGTTTTCGGGCTGATCCTGTTCGCGTGGATGGGGCTCAACGTTTACATGGCCACCCACGCCTTCGACCCCTATCCCTTCATCCTGCTCAACCTGGTGCTCTCCACCCTGGCCGCGCTGCAGGCCCCGGTGATCATGATGAGCCAGAACCGCCAGGCCCAAAAGGACCGCCTGAAGGCCGACCTGGACTATGAGGTCAACCTCAAGGCCGAGCTCGAGGTCGCCCAGCTCCATAACAAGGTGGACCGCCTCTACGAGGCCATGCAGGCCCACTTCGCCATGCACGAGAAGCGCCTCAGCGGCATCCTCGGGAGCGGCAGCTCCCAGCCCGCCGGCTGACGCCCGGCGTTACCTCGGTTTCTTTGCCGGTTACCTCGGCTACATGACACCGGCCCTCGCCCGTGCCATGCTGGCCCCAGGTTCCATTGATGCTTCGCTTCTGATGCGGTTAGGCTCCTCGTTGCGGTGACACCCAGGGCGCGGCTTCGGCCGCGCCCTTTTTCTTGCCTCTCCTGACTTGCGTGACGCGGCCGCCCCCGGCCGCGAATGACCGAACGAAGTTGTAGCCCGCTCGCCCTCGAGCGGGCCCGCAGGGCGATTTAGAATGCGGGGACCTTGCACCCCGACGACACCATCGTCGCCATCTCCACGCCCCCCGGCCGGGGCGGCATCGGCGTGGTGCGCCTCTCCGGCCCTGAAGCCCGTTCCATCGCCCAGCCGCTGCTGAAGCTCCAGCAGGACCTGGCGCCGAACCGCGCCCTCTTCGGCGAGCTGCTCGATCCCAGCACCGGCGAGCGCATCGACGAGGTGGTCGTCACCTACTTTCAGAAGCCGCATTCCTACACCACCGACGACGTGGTCGAGATCTCTGCCCACGGTTCGCCCGTGGTGCTGCGCCACCTGGTCGAGCTGTGCCTGGCCCGGGGCGCCCGCCTGGCCGAGCCCGGCGAGTTCACCCTGCGCGCCTTCCTCAACGGACGCCTCGACCTGGCGCAGGCCGAGGCGGTGCGCGACCTCATCGAATCGCAGACCCTCTACCAGGCCAAGGTCGCCGCCCAGCAGCTCGAGGGCGCCCTCTCCAGGCGGCTGCAACCCCTCAAGCAGGAACTGGTCAACCTGATCGCGGTGATGGAAGCCGGCATCGACTTCGCCGAGGACGACGTCGCCGTCCTACCCTGGGAGGAGATCGAGCGCCGCATCGCCGCCGTGCGCGCCCCGCTGGAGAAACTCGCCGAATCGTTCGCTTACGGCAAGGTGGTGCACGAAGGCCTGACGCTGGCCATCGTCGGCCGCCCCAATGTCGGCAAGTCGTCGCTCTTCAACCGGCTGGTGGAGCGCGAGCGCGCCATCGTCACCGCCAGCCCCGGCACCACCCGCGATTTGGTGAGCGAGACCGTCTCGCTCGGCGGCATCCCAGTGCGCCTGGTGGACACCGCCGGCATCCGCCCCTCTCGCGACGAAGCTGAATCCATCGGCATTCAGAAGACCTTCGAAGCGGCCGCCGATGCCGACCTTGTCCTCGTCGTTCTCGACGCCTCCCGGCCGCTGACTGATGAAGATGACGCCCTGATCGCTCGCTTCCAGGACCGTGCTGCCGTCGTGATTGAAAACAAATCGGATTTACCGGCGACTGGCGACCGGCGACTGGCGACCTCGGTACTGCGCACCTCCGCCTTGACCGGCGACGGCATCGACCATCTTCGCCGGCAGATCCTCGCCAGAGTGAGTAGCGACGGCGCCGCCCGCGAGAGCGGCTTCCTCACCAGCGCCCGCCACCAGCAACTGGTGCGCGACTCCATCGCCGCCCTCGACGCCGCCGCCCGCTCCACCCGCGACCGCGTCCCCCACGAGATGGTCCTGCTCGATCTCTACAGCGCCCTGCGCGCGATCGACACCATCACCGGCCAGACCACCGCCGACGACATCCTCAACCTCATCTTCAGCAGCTTCTGCATCGGGAAGTAGCTATGGATACCGTGCGACTCGACACCTGGCTGTGGGCGGCGCGCTTCTTCAAGACGCGCTCCCAGGCCAAGCGCGCCTGTGAGCTGGGGAGGATAAGGGTGAATGGCCAGGCCGCGAAGCCGGCGCACGTCGTGCGCGTCGGAAACCGCCTGCTTGTGACCAACGAGAGCGGCGACTTCGGCATCGACGTCCTGCTGCTCAGCGCGATGCGCGGCCCGGCGGCCGTCGCCCACACCCTGTACCGCGAGACCGAGGAGAGCCGCCTCGCGCGCCAGAAGCTGGCCGAAGCGCAGAAGGCGGCCCGCGCCTTCGACATCCTGCCGCCCAGCCGCCCCACCAAGCGCGACCGCCGGCTGATCATGCGCTTGCGCGGCCGCACCGACGACCGCTAGCGCCGGGACTGCGCTTCCAGCCGCTGCACCCGCCGCTCCATCTGGGCCAGCAGCATCTGCCACATGTCGATGTCCAGCTCGAACTGGTGCTTCAGCGGCCCGGTGGTGTTGGTCACGAACCCGAGGTTCGACCGCATCTGGTTCAGGGTCACGTTCATGCGTTGCAGGTCGGCCTTCAGGGCGTCGAGCTCCGCCTGATCGACCGCCGGCGCGGGAGCGCTTTGCGGAGCCGCGGTCTTGTCACGCTTTTCGCTCGATGGGGATTTTGCGGTCTGCGCCGCAGCGCCCGCGGCCAGCAGGATGACGAGAGCGAGGGCAAGGGTCTTCATGCCTCACCTCCGCTCATGATTGTCGCTGATTTCGGATGTGCGCGTCTTACCCGTCGGCCCGCGAAGCGAAGAAGAAGAGGAAGGACCTACGCCTT contains the following coding sequences:
- a CDS encoding chloride channel protein — protein: MTPDGKTRGGDGHEVARASTTNGLPMDASLAPTLERARAPRQSALVNLRVVFISLAAIGIAAIAAVGAQILTRLIGLITNLSFYGRLSSEFSSPAYNRLGPWVIAVPVVGGVIVGLMARYGSAAIRGHGIPEAMEQILFGESRIPPRVTFLKPVSAAIAIGMGGPFGAEGPIIATGGALGSLVGQVLKITVDERKTLLAAGAAAGMAATFGSPISAVLLAIELLLFEYRPRSVIPVALACATAAGIRVAFVGSAPIFPMPSVPTPSGAAEAMYIVLGAIVGVVSVWVTRAVYGVEDAFERLPVHWMWWPAIGGIAVGVVGYFSPHTLGVGYDNIEHIISGSVVGRAVFFLFVLKFVSWAISLGSGTSGGTLAPLFTIGGGLGSVLGAGVIAVLPGLGLDVRLAALVGMAAMFAGASRALLASVVFAFETTRQPVGLLPLLGGCSAAYLISAFMMRNTIMTEKIARRGARVVMDYTVDFLDQVLVKECASRQVVALRADDTVASVRAWLESRVAGTGHQGWPVLDQPGDLVGVLTRRDIFSPGAPADVPLQKILKRAPAIVYEDNSVREAADHMVSEDVGRLPVVTREAPTKVVGWMTRSDLLRAHKRRLEAASRAEQAIEVRLIRLERAGAS
- a CDS encoding DUF1003 domain-containing protein; translation: MATDASALADVPMFSLLDDEERSTLSELLDLRRFEKGDTVFSFGDSGDALYLVRSGKVQVFVENYQGDKIPLADNEPGDIFGEISLLDGGPRTATAVAIEDSECLTLDREKLLEFVSRHPHAALDLLTVMGRRLRATDELLRTHVTRNLNEEEEERLTFGQHIADRVASFGGSWTFIIVFGLILFAWMGLNVYMATHAFDPYPFILLNLVLSTLAALQAPVIMMSQNRQAQKDRLKADLDYEVNLKAELEVAQLHNKVDRLYEAMQAHFAMHEKRLSGILGSGSSQPAG
- the mnmE gene encoding tRNA uridine-5-carboxymethylaminomethyl(34) synthesis GTPase MnmE, producing MHPDDTIVAISTPPGRGGIGVVRLSGPEARSIAQPLLKLQQDLAPNRALFGELLDPSTGERIDEVVVTYFQKPHSYTTDDVVEISAHGSPVVLRHLVELCLARGARLAEPGEFTLRAFLNGRLDLAQAEAVRDLIESQTLYQAKVAAQQLEGALSRRLQPLKQELVNLIAVMEAGIDFAEDDVAVLPWEEIERRIAAVRAPLEKLAESFAYGKVVHEGLTLAIVGRPNVGKSSLFNRLVERERAIVTASPGTTRDLVSETVSLGGIPVRLVDTAGIRPSRDEAESIGIQKTFEAAADADLVLVVLDASRPLTDEDDALIARFQDRAAVVIENKSDLPATGDRRLATSVLRTSALTGDGIDHLRRQILARVSSDGAARESGFLTSARHQQLVRDSIAALDAAARSTRDRVPHEMVLLDLYSALRAIDTITGQTTADDILNLIFSSFCIGK
- a CDS encoding RNA-binding S4 domain-containing protein, which produces MDTVRLDTWLWAARFFKTRSQAKRACELGRIRVNGQAAKPAHVVRVGNRLLVTNESGDFGIDVLLLSAMRGPAAVAHTLYRETEESRLARQKLAEAQKAARAFDILPPSRPTKRDRRLIMRLRGRTDDR